The sequence TGCAGGCGCGTCGCGCGCAGCGCGCCGAGGCGATCGACAAGCTCAAGGAGACCTTTTCCTTCTGGAAAGCTGCGGAGGTCAGGTCGGGTGTGGCGGCAGCCAACGTGTCCTACGCCACCGGCTTTTACGCGGCGCAGCGCGCCCGGCTGAAACGCAAGCTTTTCACCGTGAGTGCTGTGCGCGGCACAGACCGGGATGACAGGTACAATGTCGCGCTCGACATAACCGTTGCGGACGGACTGCCGGCCCCCAACGACCAGCCGACGCAGGACCAGCGCGACCTCTATGTCGAGATCAGCAGGGCCGAGACGATCATCGATGCGGTTTGCCGTCAGATACGTGCGCGGGCTCACTCGCGATGGTGGCCGCGCGAGGAGGACGATCAGCGGGGCTTGCGGCTGCTCGGTGAATATATCGACAAACTGATTGGAATCGCGCGGATCGGGCTCGAGCAGCCGCACACCCAGCTCGCGAAACTCGCGATCAACAGCCTCCGCGAGGAATTCGTTGCGCGGGAAGCCCGGGAAATCCTGAACAGGTATGTGCGCCGCCTTGGCGGATGGTCCTTCAGCTTTGCAGCGGTGTTTCTGATCATGTACGTCGCGGCCAGGAACCACGCGTGTGACAATGCCGGGCCTTGCGACTCATGGTGGTATGCGCACAGGTCGTTCCTGCTTGCCGCGACCGGTGCGTCCCTGGGGACCTGGGCCTCGTTCTCGGTGCGTCAGATCAATCTGACGTTCGAGCAGCTCGCGACGCCCGAAGACCAACTGCTCGATGCGCCGTTGCGCGTCATTTTCGTGGTGGTGCTGACGATGGCCGCCTGCCTCCTGTTCTGGACAGGCGCGATCAATGTCAAAATCGGCGATCTCGACACTCAGGCGAGCTGGTTCGCCAAGACCGGCAGTGTCGCGATCCTGATCGGATTCTTCTGCGGATTGTCGGAACGCGCGCTGTCGTCGGCGATCGCCGGGCGGGCGACGGCCTTTATCGGCGGCATCGCTGGCGGCCGCTAGCGGTTGGACATGTGAAGGGCTGGCGCCTTTACGCCGCAGGCAGCGGTCCGTCGTCGTCCTCAGTCGTACCGCGCGGCTTCAGGACGTCGAGATGGATGCCGCCGCAATCGGTGCAGCGCATGGTCCAGTACTCGCATCCGGCGCGGCCGCCGATCACACGGAGCACCGTGAGATCGCCGTCGCAGTCGGGGCATCTCGACAGCACCGATCGGGCGTAGGATCGGGCCAGCGGCTGGGTCTCTTCGATCTCGATAGACGACATCACCGGTTCCTCGTTGCGCGCCGCGCTGTGCTGAAAGGCCTATTCGTCGTCGCTGTCGGCGCGCCGGCGGAAGCGATCGATGTGATGCTTGGCGTCGGCGATCGCGGCGTCCTGGTCGGGCCAGGCGAAGCCGACCTCCATGGCCGGAAACAGCACGCCGTCGATGGCAACCGGGCTGAAATCGGCGCGCCGGATGCGGGCGTGCCACAGTCCCTTGCCAGCTTCGAAGGATTCGATGTCAAAGCCGTCGTAGAGGGTCGTCATTGCTAGTCCCCAAAGTGGTCCGTACGTGTCTTGTTGGAGGGGCAAGGGACCACGTTTGCGGATTTGTGGATGTGAAGCCGTTCACAAGGGGCCGGCTTTTTTGCCTGAACGGCGTCAGTTCCGCGCGGAACTGCGGCCGGCGCGCCGCACGGGGCGGGTCGCGGGTTCCGATGCCGCGCGCATGATCCAGCGGCGGAACGCGGCGAAGTCGCGCTGCTCGGTCTGGAAGCTGCGATAGAGCAGGTACCAGCGCATGCCCTTGGGGACGGAGAGATCGAACGGGGCGACCAGACGCCCGGCGGCGAGATCGTCGTCGATATAGGGCCTGATCCCCATGGCGATGCCGAGACCGTCGGCGGCGGCTTGCAGCGCCTGACCGTAGAACTGGAACTCCGGCCCGCGCGCGTTGATGCGAGGCAGGTTCGCGGCCTTCAGCCAGATCGGCCAGTCCTCAGGCGAATGTGCGACGCGGATCAGGCTCGGTCCCCTGAGATCGGCCGGCCGCTTCAATGAGGCGGCGAGGCGGGGAACGCAGACCGGCGTGAGGTCGCCGGCAAACAGCGGCTCGGCGACGAGGCCGGGCCAGTCGCCGGTGCCGAGCTTGATGCCGCAATTCCAGTCCTCGCCGAACGGCACCAGCGCGCCGCCGGTGGTGAAGCGCACCTCGATGTCGGGCTCCTCGCTGCGAAACTCCGACAGCCGCGGGATCAGCCAGCGCATCGCAAAGGTGTGGCCGACGCCGATGGTCAGCACGCGCACGCTGGACGGCGCCGTCACCTGCGCGGTCAGGCTTGCCAGCGCATCGAAGATCGGGGTCAGCCCGCTCTGATAGGCGCGGCCGGCCTGCGTCAGCACCAGGCGGTTGGCCTTGCGCTCGAACAGCGCGACGCCGAGGCGTTCTTCCAAGAGATGCACCATGCGGCTGACGGCGGCCGCCGATACGCTGAGCTCGAGCCCGGCCGCAGCAAAACTGCCGGTCCGCGCCGCCGCCTCGAATGCCTTGATGCCGTTGAGAAACAGCAGCCGCCGCAAATGATTCACCCTCAGGAAAGCTGATGCCAGGGCAAGATAACTCAGTTTGCGGAGAAGGGGCAAGCGAGGCACAACTTGCAGCGTAGATTTAGGCTGATTTGTCGAGAGCGCCGCGGCTTCTTCGCCTCTCCCCGCAAGCGGGACGAGGGAGTGCACGCAATCTGCTTCCCTTATTCGCCACCAGGAGAACTCCATCGTGACGCCCACATGATCGCTGCCCTTGGATTGCTGATGGTCGGCACCGCGTTTCTGTCGGGGCTGTTCGGTATGGCGGGCGGGCTGATCCTGATCGGCGTGCTGCTGGCGTTGATGCCGCTGCCGACCGCGATGGTGCTGCATGCGATCACGCAGATGGCCTCCAACGGCTGGCGTGCGTTCTTGTGGCGGGCGCATATCCGCTGGCGGCCGGTCGCGAACTACATGGTCGGCGCTGCCATTGCGCTCGCCGCCTGGTCCATCACCCGCTACGTGCCGGACAAGCCGACGGCGTTGCTCCTGCTCGGCGTCACCCCGTTCATGGCGCGGCTGCTGCCGTCAAACATCAAGCCGGATCCTGACAGGCTCTGGCAGGGCACCGTCTATGGCACGATCTGCATGGGCTTGATGCTGATGACCGGCGTGTCGGGGCCGTTGCTCGACACCTTCTTCCTCGGCGGCGACTTCGGCCGGCGCGAGAAGGTCGCGACGAAAGCGATGTGCCAGCTCGTCAGCCATTTCACCAAGCTGGTCTATTTCGGCGGCATCATCGATCAGGCGGCGAGCCTCGATCCCGTGCTGGCCGGCGTCGCCATCGCAGCCTCGATGCTCGGTACCACGCTGGCACGGCGCATCCTCGAAGCCATGACCGACCAGCAATTCATCGCCTGGTCCAACAAGCTGATCACCACCATCGCCTGCTATTATATCGCCTATGGCGGCTGGCTGCTGGTTCGCACGCCAGTGCTGGCCGCTTTCGACAAGGGAGGTTTGCAATGAGCGAGACCGCCGATCCGCTGGTGCTGGACTTCGTCGAATGGGTCGCGCGCGAGCCGCGCGCCTATGCCGAGGTGATTTCGACCTGGAAGACCTCGTGCCCGCGCCTCACCATCTGGGAAGACGCCGCCGACCGCGGCTACGTCGCGCGCGAGACGCTGCCCGGTGTGGGGCTGGTTATCGCGGTGACGGAAGGCGGCGAGAGGCTGCTGCGAACCAACGGGCGGTGAGCCCGTCGCATCCAGCCAGCGCTACCGCGAAGGCGCCGCAAGCCGCGGCCGGATGATCTCGGCCATGCGCTCGGCCGAGGTGCCCGGCGGAAAGAAGCCGAGATATCTTCCGTCGCGGTCCATCAGGTAGATGAAGGAGGTATGGTCGACCGTGTAGTCGCCGGCCTTCTTGCCGATCGGGATCTTGGCAAAATAGACCTTGTAGGCCTCTGCCGCTGTCCCGATCGCGGCGAGGCTGCCGGTCAGCCCGAGCAGCCGCGGATGAAACAGCGGCACATATTCGGCGAGATGCTCGGCCGTGTCGCGTTCGGGATCGAGCGTGATGAAGACGGGCTGGACCGCGTCGGCATCCGGCCCGAGCTGCTCGAGCGCCTGTCCGATCGCCATCAAATCGGTCGGACAGACGTCGGGGCAATAGGTGAAGCCGAAATAGACCAGCATCAGCCGTCCGCGGAAATCGCGGTCGCTGCGCGGCTTGCCGGTCTGGTCGACCAGTTCGAACGGGCCGCCGACCGGCTCCCGATTCCACATCAGGATGTCCATGGTCTCGGCGGCCGAGCGCGCCTGCGCCGCGCCCGCGCAGGCGAGCATCAGCATCACGCACAGCCAGGCGCGCGCGCCTCGCATCACAGCCCGAAGGTGAGGCGGCTGCCCGTCGTCGTCACCACCACCTTGCCCTCCATCTGGGCATTGGCTTCCTGTGCGAAGTTGAGCCCGCTGCAATGCATGGGCACCACGACATCAGGATTGAGCGCCTTGATCTCGCTCACGACCTGCGTGAGGTAGTCCTTGGGCGCGGGGCCGAGATGGAAGCCGCCGACGATGGCGTGCACTTTCTGGATGCCCGACACCTCCTGCGCCTGCTTCACCGAATTGACGATGCCGACATGGCCGCAGGACGAGATCACGACGAGGCCGAGATCCCGCACGTTGAAGCAGGTGGCGTGCTCGTGGATGTGCTCGTCCGGCACGATCTTGCCCTCCATCTCCGCGGGCAGATAGTGGCCGACATTGCAGCCCAGCCCGTCCTTGATGCCGAACTCGACCAGCGTGTTCGGCAGCACGCGCTCACCGCTGCGCCGGGTGATCTTGCCGGTGGTGAAAGCATGGTCCGCGATCACCGTCGGCGTTTCGCACAGCACGGTCGTCACCTTCTGCGCCGCGAGCTGCCGCCGGTCGAGCGTGCCGAAATCGGCGAACTGCCCCTGCGTCGGCGTCGGGTTGAGGCGATGGCAGAAATTGTCCTCGCCGCCCGCATAGAGCTTGAGGTCGGCGGGCAGCTTGTCGCGGAACTTGTCGAGGAAGCCGTTCAGGCCGCCGAAATGATCGTAATGGCCGTGGCTGACGATCAGCGCGTTGAGCTTGGCCGGATCGACGCCGATCAGCGCCATGTTGTTGAGCAGCACCTCCGGCGTGTAGCCGTAGTCCAGCATCAGCGTGCGCTGGTTGCCGCCGCCTTCGGATTCCAGCCAGAGCGACAGGCCCCATTCATTGTGCAGCGATTTGCGGAAATCGCTGCCGCGCGCGGCCGGCGCGATCGAGACGCCGTTGATCTGCTTGGGGCGGAAGAACAGGTCGAAACTCGAATCCACCAGCACGCGGATCGACAGCTTGTCGACGGTCGGAACGGCAATCGGCGCGGCGCTCGCGATCTCGATGCAGGTGAAGGCGTTGGCGGCCGCGGCTCCGGCGAGCGCTGCCGAGCCCAGAAGGAAATCGCGCCGTGGAATGGTTCTCGTCATTGCAATGCCTCCCGATGTCTGAAATGCCCGAGCTTAGGTCCAATCCGGAAGCGGCTCAACAAGTCGTGGCATCTCCGCGCCGTCAGTCTTGCCGGGCATGAGCGTGCTCGTTGATTGACAGCCCGGTAGGATGTTACGAAATTTATGCAACTGCATCCTTGCCTTTCGGACCACACTGTTCGCCAATCAACGGGACCAACCATGTCACTCAAACTCTACGAACTCGTCGGCACCGACGCCGCGCGCCCCTTCAGCCCGTATTGCTGGCGCACGCGGATGGCGCTCGCGCATAAGGGCCTGTCGGCGGAGACGCTGCCCTGGCGCTTCACCGAGAAGAGCGCGATCGCGCCGCACGGCTCGGAGAGGGTGCCGGTGTTGCTGCATCACGACAAGCCGGTGGTCGACTCCTGGGTAATCGCCAACTACCTCGAGGACAATTTCCCGGATCGCCCGTCGCTGTTCGGCGGCGAGGGCGGGCGGGCCATGGCGCGCATGATCAATGCGTGGGGTGACATCGCCATCGTCGGCGGTCTCTCTCCGCTTGTTATCGCCGACATCCCGAACAATCTCGCCGAGGTCGACGCCGCCTATTTCCGGAAGTCGCGCGAGGCGCGGTTCGGCAAGGGCCTGGAAGAGGTCCAGGCGAGCCGCGACACCGCCATCGTCGCGTTCCGCAAATCGCTGGAGATCATGCGCCAGACGTTCAAGACGCAGCCGTTCCTCGGCGGGCAGGCGCCGAACTATGCCGACTACATCGTGTTCGGTGGTTTCCAATGGGCGCGCGTGGTGAGCCCGTTCAAGCTGCTGGAGGTGGACGATCCGGTCTACGCCTGGCGCGAGAAATTGCTGGATGCGTTCGACGGCATGGCGCGCAAATCGCCGGGGTTTGAGGTGTAGGGCGGGCCTTCGCCGGGACGACACCGAAGGTGTGGCGATCTCTCTCGCATCTAGCGAGCAGCGCTCGCCTCCGCTGCAGCCTTGCGCAAGCACTCCCGGCACAGGCAATCCTCGCCCTTGACCGGCATCGGCAGCCGCGCCGTCTCCTCTGCGCACCAGCAATTGCCCGACAAATCGCAGCCGAATTCACTGCCGCAGCGGGCGCAGATGAGGCGGCGCGCAAGTGCCGGCGCTGACGGCATTTCTTTCGGAATTGTCATGATTTGCCCAAAAGCTGCACCGTCATTTTCATGTCGGGTTCATCTGTTGCTGCGGTATATTATGCGCCGAGCACGCATCAGGAAAGCGGTTGGCAATCCGCGAAGGACAAATCGATGGCCCGCGATTCGCAAGCCGCCCTCGTTGCGCTCAACCGTTTCGGCTTCGGCGCCCGCGGCGGTGCCTCCGGCGACCTCATCAATGCAGCATCCGATCCGCGCGGCTTTGTAAAGGCGGAACTGGCCCGTCCCAATGGCGTGCTGCTGGAGGCGCCGGGCCTGCAATCGACGCCGCAACTCGGGCAGGCGGTGTTTGCCTATCAGGACCAGGTCAAGCAGGCGCGCGAGGCTGCCAAGGAAACTGCCAAGGAAACTGCCAAGGCCGCCGCGCCCGCGGAGACGCCGCCGCAGGCGCCCGCCGATCAGAAGCCCGCTCTGCGCCGCAACCTCTCACTGAACACAGCCGCAACCGAGATCGCCGGCCAGATGGCGGACGCGAAGCCGGCTGAGGCGCCGGCCAGGCCCGAGACGATGCAGCCCAACGCGGCCACGCCGCCGGCCGCAAAACCCGCGCCGCAACCGCTCAACGTGATCCAGAAAACCTTTCGTGCCGAGGCGCTCGCGCGCCTGCAGCGCGCGACGCTGGTCGAATGCGGCTTCACCGAGCGTCTCGTCGTGTTCTGGTCCAACCATTTCTGCATCTCCGCGAGCAAGGGCGAGCTGGCGCGGATCTGGGCCGGCGCGTTCGAGCGCGAGGCGATCAGGCCGCATGTGCTCGGACGCTTCGCCGACATGCTCAAGGCCGTCGAGCAGCATCCGGCCATGCTGTTCTTCCTCGACAACCAGCAATCGCTGGGTCCGGACTCGCGCGCAGGGCAAAACCGCAAGCGCGGGCTGAACGAAAATCTCGCGCGCGAGATCATGGAGCTGCATACGCTCGGCGTCGGCGGCGGCTACACGCAGGAGGACGTCACCTCGCTCGCGCGCATCATCACCGGCTGGACCTATGCCGGCCGGCAGGGGCAGCTCGGCACACCAGGCTCCTTCGTGTTCAACACCAATGCGCACCAGCCCGGGCCGCAAATGCTGCTCGGCAAGACCTATGAGCCGACCGGCCTTGCGCAGGGCGAAGCCGCGCTCGCCGACATCGCCCGCCATCCATCGACCGCGAATTTCATCGCGACCAAGTTCGTCCGTCACTTCGTCGCCGACGAGCCACCGCCGGCGCTCGTCGCGCGGCTGCGCGATGTCTTCGTCAGGACCGACGGCGATCTCAAGGCGATGGCAACCGCATTGGTCGATGCCGACGAGGCCTGGAAAGCGCCGCTGACCAAGATGCGCAGCCCTTACGATTTCCTGGTCGCGAGCGGCCGGCTGCTTGCGCGGGTGCCCGAGGATCCCGGGGCGTATCTGAACAATCTCAACCTGCTCGGACAGCCGCTGTGGTCGCCGGCAGGGCCAAACGGTTTCCCGGATACCAGCGCCGCCTGGGCCGCGCCCGAAGGCATGAAGCTCAGGCTCGACATCGCCGCGCAAATGGGCGCGCGGCTCGGCAACAACATCGACCCGCTCGACCTGCTGGAATTCGCCGCGGCCGATGCGGCCTCGATCGAGACGCGCCGCACCATCGAGCGCGCAGAGTCGCGCCAGCAGGCGCTGGCGCTGCTGCTGATGTCCCCGGAAATGCAGAGGAGATGAAGATGATCGACTGCGTCGAGAACCGCCTCCTCACCTCGCGCCGCGGCCTTCTGCTCGGCGGCGCCTCCTTCGCGGCGTGGGCTTACTTGCCGAAATTCGCGCGCGCCGCTGGCGGGCGTGATGCCAGATTGATCGTCGTGATCCTGCGCGGCGCACTCG is a genomic window of Bradyrhizobium sp. CB1717 containing:
- a CDS encoding glutathione S-transferase family protein; this encodes MSLKLYELVGTDAARPFSPYCWRTRMALAHKGLSAETLPWRFTEKSAIAPHGSERVPVLLHHDKPVVDSWVIANYLEDNFPDRPSLFGGEGGRAMARMINAWGDIAIVGGLSPLVIADIPNNLAEVDAAYFRKSREARFGKGLEEVQASRDTAIVAFRKSLEIMRQTFKTQPFLGGQAPNYADYIVFGGFQWARVVSPFKLLEVDDPVYAWREKLLDAFDGMARKSPGFEV
- a CDS encoding cysteine-rich CWC family protein, yielding MTIPKEMPSAPALARRLICARCGSEFGCDLSGNCWCAEETARLPMPVKGEDCLCRECLRKAAAEASAAR
- a CDS encoding SCO family protein, producing MLMLACAGAAQARSAAETMDILMWNREPVGGPFELVDQTGKPRSDRDFRGRLMLVYFGFTYCPDVCPTDLMAIGQALEQLGPDADAVQPVFITLDPERDTAEHLAEYVPLFHPRLLGLTGSLAAIGTAAEAYKVYFAKIPIGKKAGDYTVDHTSFIYLMDRDGRYLGFFPPGTSAERMAEIIRPRLAAPSR
- a CDS encoding sulfite exporter TauE/SafE family protein, whose protein sequence is MIAALGLLMVGTAFLSGLFGMAGGLILIGVLLALMPLPTAMVLHAITQMASNGWRAFLWRAHIRWRPVANYMVGAAIALAAWSITRYVPDKPTALLLLGVTPFMARLLPSNIKPDPDRLWQGTVYGTICMGLMLMTGVSGPLLDTFFLGGDFGRREKVATKAMCQLVSHFTKLVYFGGIIDQAASLDPVLAGVAIAASMLGTTLARRILEAMTDQQFIAWSNKLITTIACYYIAYGGWLLVRTPVLAAFDKGGLQ
- a CDS encoding MBL fold metallo-hydrolase, producing MTRTIPRRDFLLGSAALAGAAAANAFTCIEIASAAPIAVPTVDKLSIRVLVDSSFDLFFRPKQINGVSIAPAARGSDFRKSLHNEWGLSLWLESEGGGNQRTLMLDYGYTPEVLLNNMALIGVDPAKLNALIVSHGHYDHFGGLNGFLDKFRDKLPADLKLYAGGEDNFCHRLNPTPTQGQFADFGTLDRRQLAAQKVTTVLCETPTVIADHAFTTGKITRRSGERVLPNTLVEFGIKDGLGCNVGHYLPAEMEGKIVPDEHIHEHATCFNVRDLGLVVISSCGHVGIVNSVKQAQEVSGIQKVHAIVGGFHLGPAPKDYLTQVVSEIKALNPDVVVPMHCSGLNFAQEANAQMEGKVVVTTTGSRLTFGL
- a CDS encoding LysR substrate-binding domain-containing protein codes for the protein MRRLLFLNGIKAFEAAARTGSFAAAGLELSVSAAAVSRMVHLLEERLGVALFERKANRLVLTQAGRAYQSGLTPIFDALASLTAQVTAPSSVRVLTIGVGHTFAMRWLIPRLSEFRSEEPDIEVRFTTGGALVPFGEDWNCGIKLGTGDWPGLVAEPLFAGDLTPVCVPRLAASLKRPADLRGPSLIRVAHSPEDWPIWLKAANLPRINARGPEFQFYGQALQAAADGLGIAMGIRPYIDDDLAAGRLVAPFDLSVPKGMRWYLLYRSFQTEQRDFAAFRRWIMRAASEPATRPVRRAGRSSARN
- a CDS encoding DUF1800 family protein, with translation MARDSQAALVALNRFGFGARGGASGDLINAASDPRGFVKAELARPNGVLLEAPGLQSTPQLGQAVFAYQDQVKQAREAAKETAKETAKAAAPAETPPQAPADQKPALRRNLSLNTAATEIAGQMADAKPAEAPARPETMQPNAATPPAAKPAPQPLNVIQKTFRAEALARLQRATLVECGFTERLVVFWSNHFCISASKGELARIWAGAFEREAIRPHVLGRFADMLKAVEQHPAMLFFLDNQQSLGPDSRAGQNRKRGLNENLAREIMELHTLGVGGGYTQEDVTSLARIITGWTYAGRQGQLGTPGSFVFNTNAHQPGPQMLLGKTYEPTGLAQGEAALADIARHPSTANFIATKFVRHFVADEPPPALVARLRDVFVRTDGDLKAMATALVDADEAWKAPLTKMRSPYDFLVASGRLLARVPEDPGAYLNNLNLLGQPLWSPAGPNGFPDTSAAWAAPEGMKLRLDIAAQMGARLGNNIDPLDLLEFAAADAASIETRRTIERAESRQQALALLLMSPEMQRR